One Pseudopipra pipra isolate bDixPip1 chromosome 28, bDixPip1.hap1, whole genome shotgun sequence genomic region harbors:
- the LOC135403837 gene encoding cohesin subunit SA-2-like, translated as MFRELQNSQIIQQLTEKFKEDSPEYPLSMSSRPWCRFQAGFLELVATVVRRCQYNVIYDGFLMDSWISFLTGLSDSQVWAFCHTSTLAALKLMMALVDVALGIHVQQENNQTHLEAEKAKELGRRGTEKLEALI; from the exons ATGTTCCGGGAGCTGCAGAATTCCCAGATCATCCAACAGCTCACAGAGAAGTTCAAGGAG GATTCCCCGGAATACCCGTTATCCATGAGCTCCCGGCCCTGGTGCCGATTCCAGGCGGGATTCTTGGAGCTGGTGGCCACAGTGGTGCGGAGGTGCCAGTACAACGTCATTTATGACGGATTCCTCATGGATTCCTGGATTTCCTTCCTCACCGGGCTCTCGGATTCCCAGGTCTGGGCGTTCTGCCACACCAGCACCTTGGCAG CCCTGAAGCTGATGATGGCGCTGGTGGACGTGGCCTTGGGCATCCACGTCCAGCAGGAGAACAACCAGACGCACCTGGAGGCAGAAAAGGCCAAGGAATTGGGAAGAAGGGGCACAGAAAAACTGGAAGCACTGATTTAA